A single region of the Solwaraspora sp. WMMD791 genome encodes:
- a CDS encoding helix-turn-helix transcriptional regulator has translation MVGSALLRRYVGRRLEALRRRAGLTQEQAADALQKGRATIARMEDGHEAVRFRDIDVKAMLELYGAEPEDGRILLALTAETRNGRRKSWWHDRTETELPAFFALYVSLEDSAETIRKYEVELIPGLLQTRRYAEEVHGVPTDYIDDEEKRRRVEVRMERQSLLTRPRAPHLSVILNEAVLHRLVGGREVMIEQFEHLLDLTRRGNISIRVLPFTAGVHGGMAASTPFALLTFPADPQSGEPLEPPLAYVDTLTGALYLNKPGESGTYQLVWEDIDRRSLNEDESRSMITSALEALREA, from the coding sequence ATGGTGGGTTCTGCACTGTTGCGTCGGTACGTCGGTCGGCGGCTCGAAGCGCTGCGACGGCGCGCCGGCCTGACCCAGGAGCAGGCGGCCGACGCACTCCAGAAGGGACGCGCGACGATCGCCCGCATGGAGGACGGGCACGAGGCCGTTCGCTTCCGGGACATCGACGTCAAGGCCATGCTGGAGCTCTACGGCGCGGAGCCTGAGGACGGGAGGATCCTCCTCGCGCTCACCGCCGAGACCCGCAACGGGCGGCGGAAATCCTGGTGGCACGACCGCACCGAGACCGAGCTGCCCGCCTTCTTCGCGCTCTACGTCTCGCTGGAGGACTCTGCCGAGACGATCCGGAAGTACGAGGTCGAGCTGATCCCGGGTCTGCTCCAGACCCGGCGGTACGCCGAGGAAGTTCACGGAGTGCCGACCGACTACATCGATGACGAGGAGAAACGGCGACGAGTCGAGGTTCGGATGGAGCGGCAGTCGCTGCTCACCCGCCCTCGCGCACCACACCTCAGCGTCATCCTCAACGAGGCCGTGCTGCACCGGCTCGTGGGCGGGCGCGAGGTGATGATCGAGCAGTTCGAGCACCTGCTCGACCTGACCCGGCGCGGCAACATCAGCATCCGGGTGCTGCCGTTCACCGCCGGAGTCCACGGCGGCATGGCTGCATCCACCCCGTTCGCGCTGCTGACCTTCCCGGCGGACCCGCAGAGCGGTGAACCGCTGGAGCCGCCGCTTGCCTACGTCGACACCCTGACCGGAGCGCTCTACCTGAACAAGCCCGGCGAGTCCGGCACCTACCAGCTCGTCTGGGAAGACATCGACCGCCGCTCACTCAACGAGGACGAGTCGAGAAGCATGATCACTTCTGCATTGGAGGCACTCCGTGAAGCCTGA
- the folE gene encoding GTP cyclohydrolase I: protein MEAAERAAQQFLTELGITLDTDSRSRSAARMVAAYRELLAGPQFVPTTFANDAGHRDLVLARAVPFVSLCEHHFLPFTGVAHVGYLPDGRILGLSKLARLVEMFARRPQVQESLTQQIVGWLFEELSARGAGAVVVAEHTCMTRRGIRAHGATTVSVGWRGTLADDPSARAEFLTLAGVALLAGGAL from the coding sequence GTGGAGGCTGCGGAGCGTGCCGCCCAGCAGTTCCTGACGGAGCTGGGTATCACCTTGGACACCGACTCCAGGTCGCGCAGCGCGGCTCGGATGGTGGCGGCCTACCGGGAGTTGCTGGCCGGCCCGCAGTTCGTGCCGACGACCTTCGCGAACGACGCAGGGCACCGGGATCTGGTGCTGGCACGCGCGGTGCCGTTCGTGTCGCTGTGCGAGCACCACTTCTTGCCGTTCACCGGGGTCGCGCACGTTGGCTACCTCCCCGACGGCCGCATCCTCGGCCTGTCGAAGCTCGCTCGACTGGTGGAGATGTTCGCCCGGCGTCCGCAGGTCCAGGAGAGCCTCACCCAACAGATCGTGGGCTGGCTGTTCGAGGAGTTGAGCGCACGCGGTGCCGGGGCTGTCGTCGTCGCCGAGCACACCTGCATGACCCGCCGAGGTATCAGAGCGCACGGTGCGACAACCGTCAGCGTGGGATGGCGCGGCACCCTCGCCGACGATCCGTCCGCGAGGGCAGAGTTCCTGACCCTTGCCGGAGTCGCGCTACTCGCGGGCGGCGCGCTGTGA
- the queC gene encoding 7-cyano-7-deazaguanine synthase QueC has product MRNGPSGANAGSPRKVVLVLSGGLDSTVLAHRLRAEGCDLTMLSFNYGQSHRRELEFAYRTAASLGGAHRIVQLGAIAELLAGSSLTDPAVAMPDGHYSDSSMRATVVSNRNAIMLDVAVAHAVAIGANAVAFGAHAGDHPIYPDCRPSFVAAYEQMVRVANEGFIDSDFVVLAPFINASKSQIVAEGARLGVPFEDTWSCYRGGARHCGRCGTCVERREAFFVANVADPTEYEVP; this is encoded by the coding sequence ATGAGAAACGGACCTAGCGGGGCGAACGCGGGATCGCCAAGGAAAGTGGTACTGGTGCTTTCCGGCGGGTTGGACAGCACCGTACTCGCCCATCGCCTGCGGGCCGAGGGCTGCGACCTGACGATGCTGTCGTTCAACTATGGGCAGTCGCATCGCCGGGAGCTGGAGTTCGCCTACCGGACAGCCGCAAGCCTCGGAGGTGCCCACCGGATCGTCCAGCTCGGCGCGATCGCTGAGCTGCTCGCTGGGTCGTCGCTGACCGACCCAGCGGTGGCGATGCCCGACGGGCACTACTCCGACTCCTCGATGAGGGCGACGGTCGTGTCGAACCGCAACGCGATCATGCTTGACGTGGCGGTGGCGCACGCGGTTGCCATCGGAGCCAACGCGGTGGCGTTCGGCGCTCACGCTGGCGATCATCCGATCTACCCGGACTGCCGGCCGAGCTTCGTCGCCGCCTACGAGCAGATGGTACGGGTGGCGAACGAGGGTTTCATCGATTCGGACTTCGTGGTCCTCGCGCCGTTCATCAACGCCAGCAAATCGCAGATCGTGGCCGAAGGTGCCCGACTGGGGGTGCCGTTCGAGGACACCTGGTCGTGCTACCGGGGCGGCGCACGGCATTGCGGCAGGTGCGGGACCTGCGTCGAGCGCCGCGAGGCCTTCTTCGTCGCGAACGTGGCGGACCCGACCGAGTACGAGGTGCCGTAG
- a CDS encoding 6-carboxytetrahydropterin synthase has protein sequence MFTIRKSFRFEAAHRISGLPADHKCGRLHGHSYTVEVVVSSSDLVPPGFVVDFADLAPLGEYLAATFDHRDLTEVLDVAPTSENLAWFLYEWCQENLPLPGTVQLTAVRVGETASTYAEYAPVDGRS, from the coding sequence GTGTTCACGATCAGAAAGTCGTTCCGGTTCGAGGCGGCTCATCGGATCTCCGGTCTTCCCGCCGATCACAAGTGCGGGCGGCTGCACGGGCACAGCTACACCGTCGAGGTCGTTGTCAGCAGCTCCGATCTCGTGCCGCCGGGGTTCGTGGTGGACTTCGCCGACCTGGCCCCGCTCGGTGAGTACCTGGCCGCCACGTTCGACCATCGGGACCTGACGGAGGTGCTCGACGTCGCGCCGACGAGCGAGAACCTGGCGTGGTTTCTCTACGAGTGGTGTCAGGAGAACCTGCCCCTGCCCGGGACGGTGCAGCTGACGGCCGTCCGCGTCGGTGAGACCGCCTCGACATATGCGGAGTATGCCCCGGTGGACGGTCGGTCATGA
- a CDS encoding 7-carboxy-7-deazaguanine synthase QueE has product MSAAAGGLLVAEMFATVQGEGPSCGQQALFVRLSRCNLSCPSCDTPYTWDWSRFDPAREATRRSTDAVLRWVLDQPARLVVVTGGEPLLQQAELVPLLAELAAAGRRVEVETNGTVVPDPAVADLVDWNVSPKLASFSAPRDQLRRTVGEALEAFARTGRARFKFVASGPADLDEIAGLQQRFGLDPVWVMPEGTAADQVLTGLQGLADEVVRRGWNLTSRLHVLAWGDVRGR; this is encoded by the coding sequence ATGAGCGCGGCGGCCGGCGGGCTGCTGGTGGCGGAGATGTTCGCAACGGTGCAGGGCGAGGGGCCGAGCTGCGGCCAGCAGGCGTTGTTCGTCCGGCTGTCGCGGTGCAACCTGTCCTGCCCGTCGTGCGACACCCCGTACACCTGGGATTGGAGCCGGTTCGACCCGGCGCGTGAAGCGACGCGGCGTTCGACGGACGCCGTGCTGCGGTGGGTGCTGGACCAGCCGGCCCGGCTGGTGGTGGTCACCGGCGGAGAGCCGCTACTCCAGCAGGCCGAGCTGGTGCCGCTGCTCGCCGAGCTGGCTGCCGCCGGCCGGCGGGTGGAGGTGGAGACCAACGGCACGGTGGTGCCCGACCCGGCGGTGGCGGACCTGGTGGACTGGAACGTCTCGCCGAAGCTGGCGAGCTTCAGCGCCCCACGTGACCAGCTGCGCCGGACAGTCGGCGAGGCGTTGGAAGCGTTCGCGCGCACCGGCCGGGCGCGGTTCAAGTTCGTCGCGTCCGGACCGGCGGACCTTGACGAGATCGCAGGCCTGCAACAGCGGTTCGGACTGGACCCGGTCTGGGTGATGCCGGAAGGCACCGCAGCGGATCAAGTGCTGACCGGGCTGCAGGGCCTGGCCGACGAGGTGGTGCGGCGGGGATGGAACCTGACCTCGCGGCTGCACGTATTGGCGTGGGGTGACGTCCGTGGCCGATGA
- a CDS encoding RNA-directed DNA polymerase (Reverse transcriptase), producing MSYLVNPVHLVAAARACMRRASAPGVDGMTWAAYRVGLRDRLADLAERLRVGSWQPAPLRQVWIPSYTGKTFPAAIPTAEDRIVHRAMRDALTPIMEARVLAGWVSGYRAGRNRITSVRQADQHRRAGRRWVADIDVAGASQGGTVDELVGWLAVHVKDGAFLARFRRALDALPTPMMPGSGLWPVVFHLRLAQADAQLDGLSVVRFADNYAALAPDRRGAAIAYERIGYALAAIGLAPNVRKSRIRPPHLAHPEDLFLIDG from the coding sequence ATGTCGTACCTCGTCAATCCGGTCCATCTGGTCGCGGCGGCCCGCGCCTGTATGCGGCGGGCATCGGCACCCGGTGTCGACGGGATGACCTGGGCGGCGTACCGGGTGGGTCTACGGGACCGGCTCGCGGACCTGGCTGAGCGTCTCCGCGTCGGCTCCTGGCAGCCGGCTCCGCTGCGGCAGGTGTGGATTCCGAGCTACACCGGCAAGACCTTCCCGGCGGCGATCCCGACAGCGGAGGACCGGATCGTGCACCGGGCGATGCGCGACGCCCTCACTCCGATCATGGAAGCAAGGGTGCTGGCCGGCTGGGTGTCGGGATACCGGGCCGGCCGTAACCGGATCACCTCGGTACGGCAGGCCGACCAGCACCGGCGAGCGGGAAGGCGATGGGTCGCGGACATTGACGTTGCCGGCGCCTCACAGGGCGGCACCGTCGACGAGTTGGTCGGCTGGCTCGCCGTACACGTGAAAGACGGTGCGTTCCTGGCACGGTTCCGCCGCGCCCTGGACGCCCTGCCTACCCCGATGATGCCCGGCAGCGGCCTGTGGCCGGTGGTGTTCCACCTGCGGCTGGCACAGGCAGATGCGCAGCTCGACGGCCTGTCAGTGGTGCGCTTCGCGGACAACTACGCCGCGCTCGCACCCGACCGCCGAGGTGCGGCCATCGCGTACGAGCGGATCGGCTACGCGCTCGCGGCGATAGGGCTCGCCCCGAACGTGCGCAAGAGCCGAATCCGGCCACCGCATCTGGCGCATCCCGAAGACCTGTTCCTGATCGATGGATGA
- a CDS encoding SUMF1/EgtB/PvdO family nonheme iron enzyme yields MIDLLVAATPLTYRHLNRADETTDPDRPVVEVDHAQAVRLAADVGGRLPTSTEWEWIAGGQQRRTWPWGDDAWRPDLARLRGTEVEHTRCGPVGAHPAGATPEGLLDLAGNCWEWTSTPTMGHGYVIRGGSYASPPLYARCTFLNAVHAECRSAGIGVRPVRPA; encoded by the coding sequence GTGATCGACCTCCTCGTAGCGGCCACCCCGTTGACGTACCGGCACCTGAACCGGGCCGATGAGACGACGGACCCGGACCGGCCGGTCGTCGAGGTCGACCATGCCCAGGCCGTCCGGCTCGCCGCCGACGTGGGCGGACGGCTGCCCACCTCGACCGAGTGGGAATGGATCGCAGGCGGCCAGCAGCGACGGACCTGGCCGTGGGGCGACGACGCATGGCGGCCGGACCTCGCCCGACTCCGCGGCACGGAGGTCGAACACACCCGGTGCGGCCCGGTCGGTGCACATCCGGCCGGGGCGACCCCGGAGGGCCTACTCGACCTGGCCGGCAACTGCTGGGAGTGGACGTCAACACCAACCATGGGGCACGGGTACGTGATCAGAGGCGGCTCCTACGCCTCACCGCCGTTGTACGCCCGCTGCACGTTCCTCAACGCCGTGCACGCCGAGTGCCGCAGCGCGGGAATCGGCGTACGCCCGGTGAGGCCAGCATGA
- a CDS encoding DUF6884 domain-containing protein, with protein MNHKLALPVSDGLVLVGCSKEKSATRRALAAFDLYDGGCIPPMRARLGYWPHRDRVRFLSAEHGLVHAETPLHTYDRPLDPHRAVELRPRVAAALTAEFDAAGVPDEILVVAEPLYLVLLADLLAHPARPRIHWIPDHASGWPDAARVLDTWGW; from the coding sequence ATGAACCACAAACTTGCGCTGCCGGTCAGCGACGGTCTTGTCCTCGTCGGCTGCTCGAAGGAGAAGTCAGCCACCCGCCGTGCGTTGGCCGCGTTCGATCTCTACGACGGCGGCTGCATCCCGCCGATGCGTGCCAGGCTCGGCTACTGGCCGCACCGCGACCGGGTCCGCTTCCTCAGTGCCGAACACGGACTCGTGCACGCCGAGACCCCTTTGCACACCTATGACCGGCCGCTCGATCCACACCGTGCCGTCGAGTTGCGGCCCCGGGTAGCGGCAGCACTGACCGCCGAGTTCGACGCCGCCGGCGTGCCGGACGAGATCCTCGTCGTCGCCGAACCGCTGTACCTGGTCCTGCTCGCCGACCTGCTCGCCCACCCGGCACGTCCCCGCATCCATTGGATTCCCGATCACGCTTCCGGGTGGCCCGACGCCGCCCGTGTCCTCGACACCTGGGGGTGGTGA
- a CDS encoding glycosyltransferase family 2 protein: MPTLAQMLAASDNDHTDLTAAFTARTGLGWHDPTPAAMAAGTVLSVVIPAHNNAYSLPAVLDALAKQDTSGTVQVIVIDDASTDDTPAIIRLHPAVDTAYRLPVQVGGATARNVGTHLADADTIVHLDADMVLTAHALADIAVRAHPSLVQVGFRHNIAYQPGRYLRAEVPDGEPDLHADHRVRWSPPVGKPMFYTGDVYHQPMDLRPLDDTHDFVDLGHGARYFDWDLPRMVVTALVAMPRAAVTHVGGFDPGWTAAGWGAEDTHLGATLIAAGCKITPLRQLRAWHIDAPDAAIQWRAKLASVPARIAYYRHLLGEPAPARREADLASRAQALLAHAEVLR; this comes from the coding sequence ATGCCGACCCTGGCCCAGATGCTGGCCGCCAGCGACAACGACCACACCGACCTGACCGCAGCGTTCACCGCCCGTACCGGGCTGGGCTGGCACGACCCGACACCAGCAGCGATGGCAGCGGGGACCGTGCTGTCGGTGGTGATCCCCGCACACAACAACGCCTACAGCCTGCCCGCCGTGCTCGACGCACTCGCGAAACAGGACACCTCCGGAACCGTCCAAGTCATCGTGATCGACGACGCCTCCACCGACGACACCCCGGCCATCATCCGACTGCACCCCGCTGTCGACACCGCCTACCGGCTGCCCGTACAGGTGGGTGGCGCCACCGCCCGCAACGTCGGCACCCACCTCGCCGACGCCGACACCATCGTCCACCTCGACGCCGACATGGTGCTGACCGCCCACGCCCTCGCCGACATCGCCGTACGGGCCCACCCCAGCCTCGTCCAGGTCGGATTCCGGCACAACATCGCCTACCAGCCCGGCCGCTACCTGCGGGCCGAGGTCCCCGACGGGGAACCGGACCTGCACGCTGACCACCGCGTCCGGTGGAGCCCACCAGTCGGCAAACCCATGTTCTACACCGGCGACGTCTACCACCAACCGATGGACCTGCGCCCGCTCGACGACACCCACGACTTCGTCGATCTCGGCCACGGCGCCCGCTACTTCGACTGGGACCTGCCGAGGATGGTCGTCACCGCCCTGGTCGCCATGCCCCGCGCAGCCGTCACCCACGTCGGCGGATTCGACCCCGGATGGACCGCCGCCGGCTGGGGAGCCGAGGACACCCACCTCGGCGCGACGCTGATCGCCGCCGGCTGCAAGATCACACCCCTGCGTCAGCTCCGCGCCTGGCACATCGACGCACCCGACGCCGCAATCCAGTGGCGCGCGAAGCTGGCCAGCGTCCCAGCGCGCATCGCCTACTACCGGCATCTCCTCGGCGAGCCCGCCCCCGCCCGGCGAGAAGCCGACCTCGCCTCCCGGGCACAGGCCCTGCTCGCGCATGCGGAGGTGCTGCGGTGA
- a CDS encoding radical SAM protein translates to MTSRVYGVDGHLAHDPATGLTHHAPHPLPTGRWSGDPAEVNRWPVVAPDQHARSQPASICWSPIVRCNLHCPHCLDDTSVRELSPADRNRIAQILASSDILGVDISGGEPLLLKDLPDLVRTVTTGGRAAVSITTNGTHLQRRVPHLAGVVDAIRVSLDGATEATHDRLRGTGSFTHAITGIRAAVQTGVCVQIQTVLMVTNQPETQRMIDLAHDLGVNGLTLLQMLPIGAGLHQQNQMLTDVAALDHVHRLHIPDPLRVRLRTRELAGGFTIVRADGRIWRNDQRGLTIAGLKPLTTPADLTLTAKDGSA, encoded by the coding sequence GTGACCTCTCGTGTGTACGGCGTCGATGGCCACCTCGCCCACGACCCGGCGACCGGACTGACCCACCACGCCCCACACCCGCTACCCACAGGCAGATGGAGCGGAGACCCGGCCGAGGTCAACCGCTGGCCGGTCGTCGCCCCCGACCAGCACGCCCGATCCCAACCAGCCAGCATCTGCTGGTCACCAATCGTCCGCTGCAACCTGCACTGCCCACACTGCCTCGACGACACCAGCGTCCGCGAACTGAGCCCCGCCGACCGCAACCGCATCGCCCAGATCCTCGCCAGCAGCGACATCCTCGGCGTCGACATCAGCGGCGGCGAACCGCTGCTCCTCAAAGACCTACCCGACCTGGTCCGCACCGTCACCACCGGCGGACGCGCCGCAGTGTCGATCACCACCAACGGCACCCACCTGCAACGCCGCGTCCCGCACCTCGCAGGCGTCGTCGACGCCATCCGGGTCTCCCTCGACGGAGCAACCGAGGCCACCCACGACCGGCTACGCGGCACCGGCAGCTTCACCCACGCCATCACCGGAATCCGCGCCGCCGTCCAGACCGGCGTCTGCGTCCAGATCCAGACCGTGCTGATGGTCACCAACCAGCCTGAGACCCAACGCATGATCGACCTCGCCCACGACCTCGGCGTCAACGGCCTGACCCTGCTCCAGATGCTGCCCATCGGCGCTGGACTGCACCAACAAAACCAGATGCTCACCGACGTCGCCGCACTCGACCACGTGCACCGCCTACACATCCCGGACCCCCTGCGCGTCCGGCTCCGCACCCGCGAACTCGCGGGCGGATTCACCATCGTCCGCGCCGACGGACGCATCTGGCGCAACGACCAGCGCGGCCTCACCATCGCCGGACTGAAGCCGCTGACCACCCCCGCCGACCTCACCCTCACCGCGAAGGACGGATCCGCATGA
- a CDS encoding phosphoribosyltransferase, with amino-acid sequence MTSPTAQRTFTHRRVLRLTADAYEQAVNLLAREVTNRIGPIEAIIGIANGGVPLSHSLAGRLDARVLRVDAQHNPTDTIYTQATGHVTLDLRPLTTVLRDTRLVGNVLLVDDICGTGATIDALYPRLIPYLWAGSVVHTAVLCRNTGADYNPHLWIWDTDDWVHFPWEAPLPGTTPVEDLAVPDTAQHR; translated from the coding sequence ATGACCAGCCCCACCGCCCAGCGCACCTTCACCCACCGCCGCGTCCTACGGCTCACCGCCGACGCCTACGAGCAGGCCGTCAACCTCCTCGCCCGCGAAGTGACCAACCGGATCGGACCCATCGAGGCGATCATCGGCATCGCCAACGGCGGCGTACCCCTGTCCCACAGCCTCGCCGGACGCCTCGACGCCCGAGTACTGCGGGTCGACGCCCAACACAACCCCACCGACACGATCTACACCCAGGCCACCGGCCACGTCACCCTCGACCTGCGGCCACTCACCACCGTGCTCCGCGACACCCGCCTCGTCGGCAACGTCCTGCTCGTCGACGACATCTGCGGCACCGGCGCGACCATCGACGCGCTCTACCCGAGACTGATCCCGTACCTCTGGGCAGGATCAGTCGTCCACACCGCCGTCCTGTGCCGCAACACCGGAGCCGACTACAACCCCCACCTGTGGATCTGGGACACCGACGACTGGGTGCACTTCCCCTGGGAAGCGCCCCTCCCGGGCACCACGCCCGTCGAAGACCTCGCCGTCCCCGACACCGCGCAACACCGATGA
- a CDS encoding glycosyltransferase family 4 protein translates to MTTVAFILASWRPDAPAGMERAVAGTVTGLTASGHRAVIITADRTAPPRYAAAPVVTLDNLRIPHPCDDDSLRHAITAAETPIRAELTRTFAAHQVEIAVYVDSLWGLGRVMPTTDTPRRILCMHVVGHKTDLAAALPRAHTVIAPSDIVLRRATANGYDTSCWRVVPNPLLTDQPPASEFRRRLLRREGPIRVVARLGPEKGVTQLLALASDRPSGYAVEIALAAAGFEVSTGGQSQLLSEARRLAAGAGVQLRPGLRWAEVSAWLAAASVCIVPSLAETFGLVALEAMSVGTPVIALDVDHLPTLIGDGGVIVRQASGHAGLWRAADQLLHDPVRYERISRVGYYRARDYRPAHIAGQLLKVVS, encoded by the coding sequence ATGACGACCGTCGCCTTCATCCTCGCCTCCTGGCGACCCGACGCCCCCGCCGGAATGGAACGCGCCGTCGCCGGCACCGTCACCGGTCTCACCGCCAGCGGCCACCGTGCCGTCATCATCACCGCCGACCGCACCGCCCCACCCCGCTACGCCGCCGCACCCGTCGTCACCCTCGACAACCTGCGCATTCCGCACCCCTGCGACGACGACAGCCTGCGCCACGCCATCACCGCCGCCGAAACGCCGATCCGCGCCGAGCTGACCAGGACGTTCGCCGCACACCAGGTCGAGATCGCCGTGTACGTCGACAGCCTTTGGGGACTCGGCCGGGTCATGCCCACCACCGACACGCCCCGCCGGATCCTCTGCATGCACGTCGTCGGCCATAAAACCGACCTGGCCGCCGCCCTGCCCCGAGCCCACACCGTCATCGCCCCCTCCGACATCGTCCTGCGACGCGCCACCGCCAACGGCTACGACACCTCCTGCTGGCGAGTCGTCCCGAACCCTCTGCTCACCGATCAGCCGCCAGCATCGGAATTCCGCCGCCGTCTACTACGCAGGGAGGGTCCGATCCGCGTCGTCGCACGCCTGGGCCCGGAGAAGGGCGTCACGCAACTGCTCGCTCTTGCGAGCGATCGCCCGTCCGGATACGCCGTCGAGATCGCCCTGGCCGCTGCCGGGTTCGAGGTCTCCACCGGGGGCCAATCGCAGCTGCTTAGTGAAGCGCGGCGTCTCGCCGCCGGAGCCGGAGTGCAGCTCCGGCCAGGTCTGCGATGGGCCGAGGTGTCCGCCTGGCTCGCCGCCGCCAGCGTCTGCATCGTGCCTTCCCTGGCCGAGACGTTCGGCCTGGTTGCCCTCGAAGCAATGTCCGTCGGCACCCCCGTGATCGCCCTCGACGTCGACCACCTCCCGACGCTCATCGGCGATGGTGGCGTCATCGTTAGGCAGGCCAGCGGCCACGCCGGGCTGTGGCGCGCCGCCGACCAGCTCCTGCACGACCCGGTACGCTACGAACGCATCTCCAGGGTCGGCTACTACCGCGCGCGGGACTATCGACCCGCCCACATCGCTGGCCAACTCCTGAAGGTGGTGAGCTGA
- a CDS encoding 5'-3' exonuclease H3TH domain-containing protein yields MQPTLPIPAGTTAAPPLLLVDGHNLLWGATFGFPAPIYSRDKTRLLTGLFAFFALLRVAIRNEIPGGSPEVIVVWDGEHGSQARQQEHDGYKASRPTDDDALLPLRFLSDVKRGLDSCDIGWIELEHAEADDVIATLVHATPAPRSVIVMSRDRDYYQLITDRVHVLNTRFRAGHRLVTPDEVYARHQVTPDQWADFRALAGDPADEIPGVHGIGAKTAARLLDGGLHLEDLTASGRLATGRGRTVAEQYDLALKWRDLIRLTTTLDLPHHPTGKPSPALPRPADVVEELVLW; encoded by the coding sequence ATGCAGCCAACGCTCCCGATCCCCGCCGGCACCACAGCCGCCCCGCCGCTGCTGCTCGTCGACGGACACAACCTCCTATGGGGAGCCACCTTCGGCTTCCCCGCACCCATCTACTCCCGCGACAAGACCCGCCTGCTCACCGGACTGTTCGCCTTCTTCGCCCTCCTACGGGTCGCGATCCGCAACGAGATCCCCGGCGGCAGCCCCGAAGTCATCGTCGTCTGGGACGGCGAACACGGCTCGCAGGCACGCCAGCAGGAACACGATGGGTACAAGGCCAGCCGACCCACCGACGACGACGCCCTTCTACCGTTGCGGTTCCTCTCCGACGTCAAGCGGGGACTCGACAGCTGCGACATCGGCTGGATCGAGCTCGAACACGCCGAAGCCGACGACGTCATCGCCACCCTCGTCCACGCCACGCCTGCCCCGCGATCCGTGATCGTCATGTCCCGCGACCGGGACTACTACCAACTCATCACCGACCGCGTACACGTCCTCAACACCCGCTTCCGCGCCGGCCACCGGCTAGTCACCCCCGACGAGGTGTACGCCCGCCACCAAGTCACCCCCGACCAATGGGCCGACTTCCGAGCCCTGGCCGGCGACCCCGCCGACGAGATACCCGGCGTCCACGGCATCGGCGCCAAAACCGCCGCACGACTCCTCGACGGCGGACTCCACCTGGAGGACCTCACCGCCTCCGGACGGCTCGCCACCGGCCGCGGCCGAACCGTCGCCGAGCAGTACGACCTCGCCCTCAAATGGCGCGACCTCATCCGACTCACCACCACCCTCGACCTGCCCCACCACCCAACCGGCAAACCCAGCCCCGCACTACCCCGACCAGCCGACGTCGTTGAGGAACTCGTACTGTGGTAG
- a CDS encoding PIG-L deacetylase family protein — protein sequence MVATPTGGILTVMAHPDDAELWAGGTLAVHAATGVPVTIAVPGLNPTRRREAVAGARILGATPHLLDAITVDTVRELLVGVQPDVVMTHSPDDIHPDHQHAAQTLLTALPDVVISTGRPRAVYTCDSYHNLNRHGHPLHLPTIIDITSAWRTKTTALAVHQSQPITEHFGPMAVTLARLHGGRAGVRYAEAFAPVPVLGRLPITPLAQKGI from the coding sequence GTGGTAGCCACCCCCACCGGCGGAATCCTCACCGTCATGGCCCACCCCGACGACGCCGAACTCTGGGCCGGCGGAACCCTCGCCGTGCACGCCGCCACCGGCGTACCCGTCACCATCGCGGTCCCCGGCCTCAACCCGACCCGGCGTCGGGAAGCCGTCGCCGGCGCCCGAATCCTCGGCGCGACACCGCACCTACTCGACGCCATCACCGTAGACACGGTGCGGGAACTTCTCGTCGGCGTTCAGCCCGACGTCGTCATGACCCACAGTCCCGACGACATCCACCCCGACCACCAACATGCGGCGCAGACGCTGCTCACCGCGCTACCCGACGTTGTCATCAGCACCGGCAGACCCCGCGCCGTCTACACCTGCGACAGCTACCACAACCTCAACCGCCACGGACACCCACTGCACCTGCCCACCATCATCGACATCACCTCTGCCTGGCGGACCAAGACCACCGCGCTCGCCGTCCACCAGTCCCAGCCCATCACCGAACACTTCGGGCCCATGGCCGTCACCCTGGCCCGCCTCCACGGCGGACGCGCCGGCGTTCGGTACGCCGAAGCCTTCGCCCCCGTCCCTGTGCTCGGCAGGCTCCCCATCACCCCACTCGCCCAAAAGGGCATCTAA